From Bacillus sp. FSL K6-3431, the proteins below share one genomic window:
- a CDS encoding aspartate/glutamate racemase family protein, with translation MGNTLAIIHTTPVTVESLNTLANELLPEFNIVNFVDDSILPQLAENGGKIEEVEERLIQYAKYAEQVGADIILNACSSVGEVVEKAREALNIPIIRIDEAMAEEAIKLGRKIGIASTLSTTMNPTLKLLEDTARKYNKQIDFQPELAGEAYKRLVNGDKKGHDDLLLEVLSKLMTEVDVVVLAQASMARVVEKLPKQQQGRFLTSPRLGMERVKRTMEGIQ, from the coding sequence ATGGGTAATACATTGGCGATCATTCATACGACACCTGTTACAGTAGAATCTCTAAATACTTTGGCAAATGAGTTGTTACCTGAGTTTAATATAGTTAATTTTGTTGATGACTCTATCTTGCCACAATTAGCGGAGAATGGCGGGAAAATTGAAGAAGTGGAAGAGAGGCTAATTCAATACGCAAAATATGCCGAACAAGTAGGTGCGGATATTATTTTGAATGCATGCTCTTCGGTTGGAGAAGTGGTTGAAAAAGCGCGAGAAGCATTAAACATACCGATTATTAGGATTGATGAAGCGATGGCTGAAGAAGCTATTAAACTTGGTAGGAAAATTGGGATTGCTTCCACTCTTTCGACGACAATGAATCCTACGCTTAAATTATTGGAAGATACAGCACGAAAATATAATAAACAAATAGACTTTCAACCTGAGTTAGCAGGGGAAGCATATAAACGTTTAGTAAACGGTGATAAAAAAGGTCACGATGATTTACTTCTTGAAGTATTATCGAAACTAATGACAGAGGTAGATGTTGTCGTACTTGCACAGGCATCAATGGCTAGAGTTGTTGAGAAACTTCCGAAACAGCAGCAAGGTAGGTTTCTTACAAGCCCTAGGCTTGGAATGGAGAGAGTTAAACGAACGATGGAAGGGATCCAATAG
- a CDS encoding carbohydrate ABC transporter permease — MRASPITKSKNLIRKEKKPMSLERKESIQGYIFIAPWIIGFLFLTGGPILFSLYGSFTNYDVTSRMNFVGFSNYIRMFTNDDLFWTSLYNTLYYVAISVPLTTVGAVLLGVLLNQNVPGMRVFRTIYYLPAVLSGVGVYLLWMQLLSPDTGLINTILSWVGIDGPAWLSDPTWTKPALIFMKLWSLGGGMLLYLASLQGVPKSLYEAAEMDGANIIHRFRHITIPMITPVIFFDLVTSLIGGFQIFQEAYVMTESGSGGPANSLVFFNLHMWNKAFKVFDMGYAMGMSWVLFAIVFLLTLINIKLAPRWVHYEGEDRK; from the coding sequence ATGCGTGCCTCACCAATAACCAAGTCAAAGAATCTTATCCGCAAAGAGAAGAAACCGATGTCTCTTGAGAGGAAAGAAAGTATACAAGGATACATATTTATTGCCCCGTGGATCATTGGCTTTTTATTTTTAACTGGGGGTCCAATTTTATTTTCTTTATACGGCAGTTTTACTAATTACGATGTCACTTCAAGGATGAACTTTGTCGGCTTTAGTAATTATATACGCATGTTCACTAATGATGATTTGTTTTGGACGTCTTTGTACAATACATTGTATTACGTTGCAATATCTGTTCCTTTAACTACAGTTGGGGCTGTTTTGTTAGGTGTTTTATTAAATCAAAATGTTCCTGGCATGAGGGTATTCAGGACTATTTATTATTTGCCAGCTGTTTTATCCGGTGTGGGGGTTTACCTGTTATGGATGCAATTATTAAGCCCAGATACTGGGTTAATAAATACTATTTTAAGTTGGGTAGGCATTGACGGTCCTGCTTGGCTCTCCGACCCAACTTGGACAAAACCGGCCCTAATATTTATGAAGCTCTGGAGTCTTGGTGGCGGAATGCTTTTATATTTGGCTAGCTTGCAAGGCGTTCCGAAATCTTTATATGAAGCGGCAGAGATGGATGGTGCTAATATAATTCACCGTTTTCGCCACATTACAATTCCAATGATTACACCGGTTATATTCTTTGACCTGGTTACAAGTTTAATTGGCGGATTCCAAATTTTTCAAGAGGCTTATGTTATGACAGAAAGTGGGAGCGGAGGTCCAGCTAATTCATTGGTATTCTTTAATCTCCATATGTGGAATAAAGCATTTAAGGTATTTGATATGGGGTACGCAATGGGGATGTCCTGGGTGCTCTTCGCGATTGTTTTTCTCTTAACACTTATAAATATAAAGCTTGCTCCACGGTGGGTGCATTATGAAGGGGAGGATCGAAAATGA
- a CDS encoding carbohydrate ABC transporter permease: MNTVTQKKTTYFESSKNRERILQIFVTSILILGSILILSPVWWMIATSLKDMKEVMAYPPTFFPKEFHWENYKRVLDAAPFFGYAANTLIITSIGVVGSVLSNTFVAYGFSKIRFKGRNTLFAVVLATMMIPGFVMLIPQYIIFSKLGWLNTWLPLIVPAFFGNAFFIFLLRQFFLTIPNELIEAAKMDGANHFYIWWKLMIPLTKPVIATVAIFSFNGAWNDFLGPLLYINDEALYTLQLGLQVFKGQSNTQWNLLMGGSLMVLLPVIVLFFIFQRYFIEGMNITAGTKG, from the coding sequence ATGAATACAGTGACGCAAAAGAAAACAACTTATTTTGAAAGTTCGAAAAACAGAGAACGAATATTGCAAATTTTCGTCACTAGTATTTTGATCCTAGGCAGTATATTAATATTGTCACCTGTTTGGTGGATGATCGCTACTTCCCTAAAGGATATGAAAGAGGTTATGGCTTATCCACCGACTTTTTTTCCGAAAGAATTTCACTGGGAAAACTATAAAAGAGTATTAGATGCGGCACCATTTTTTGGATATGCTGCGAATACTCTAATCATAACATCTATAGGTGTAGTTGGTAGCGTTCTTTCAAACACTTTTGTAGCATATGGGTTTTCGAAGATCAGATTTAAAGGAAGAAATACATTGTTCGCAGTTGTACTTGCTACGATGATGATTCCAGGATTCGTTATGCTGATCCCTCAATATATTATCTTTTCTAAATTGGGTTGGCTGAATACATGGTTACCATTGATTGTGCCAGCGTTTTTTGGAAATGCCTTTTTTATCTTTTTATTGAGACAGTTTTTCTTAACAATACCAAATGAGTTGATTGAAGCCGCAAAAATGGATGGTGCTAATCACTTCTACATTTGGTGGAAGTTGATGATCCCTCTAACAAAACCTGTCATTGCTACTGTTGCTATTTTCTCATTTAACGGAGCTTGGAATGATTTTCTTGGTCCTTTACTCTATATAAATGACGAAGCGCTTTATACATTGCAACTAGGGCTCCAAGTGTTTAAAGGTCAAAGCAATACACAGTGGAACCTATTAATGGGTGGTTCATTAATGGTGCTATTGCCAGTTATCGTCCTTTTCTTTATTTTCCAACGATACTTTATCGAGGGAATGAATATCACAGCAGGAACGAAAGGTTAA
- a CDS encoding class II fructose-bisphosphate aldolase: MTTNTKPKNVITLKKILEMAEKGSYAVGSFAPRYTDMIRPILRAGQKTESPIIVQISQKEMIRYGVSPFEFAEEFYTAISDENITVPVVLHLDHTKELSVIKNTIQAGFTSVMIDASEKELEENIAISKEAAEYAHSKGVSVEAELGKIGTTDFVETDNDEELYTDPVEALRFINETQADALAVSVGTAHGVYVVKEPKIDFDRLKAIRALTPVHLVLHGGSGVPPKMIQQAIKLEDGGVSKVNIATDLEVSLLKALGKEKSMTNAECKALPKDQLEIAQSAVEKTVTDKINQFLRSNNHAAEFQL, from the coding sequence ATGACAACGAATACAAAACCAAAGAATGTAATAACTTTGAAGAAAATATTAGAAATGGCTGAAAAAGGCAGCTATGCAGTTGGCTCCTTTGCACCACGATATACAGATATGATACGCCCAATCCTGAGAGCAGGTCAGAAAACAGAATCACCAATAATTGTTCAAATATCTCAAAAAGAGATGATACGGTATGGGGTCTCACCTTTCGAATTTGCTGAAGAATTTTATACTGCAATTTCAGATGAAAATATAACGGTACCGGTTGTTCTCCATTTGGATCATACAAAGGAATTATCTGTTATTAAAAATACTATTCAAGCTGGATTTACTTCCGTGATGATTGATGCTTCTGAAAAGGAATTGGAAGAAAATATTGCTATTAGTAAGGAGGCTGCAGAGTACGCACATTCAAAAGGAGTGTCTGTTGAGGCAGAATTGGGGAAGATTGGTACCACTGATTTCGTTGAGACGGATAATGACGAAGAATTATATACAGACCCAGTTGAAGCACTTCGCTTTATCAATGAAACTCAAGCGGATGCATTGGCTGTTTCAGTTGGGACGGCACATGGTGTGTATGTTGTAAAGGAACCGAAAATTGATTTTGATCGATTAAAAGCAATTAGGGCGTTAACTCCAGTCCATCTCGTGCTTCATGGCGGATCAGGCGTTCCCCCGAAAATGATACAACAAGCGATAAAGCTAGAAGATGGAGGAGTCAGTAAGGTTAATATTGCTACTGATTTGGAAGTTTCTTTACTGAAAGCATTAGGAAAAGAAAAAAGTATGACCAATGCAGAGTGTAAGGCATTACCTAAAGATCAATTGGAAATCGCCCAATCTGCTGTTGAAAAAACGGTCACAGATAAGATCAATCAGTTTTTAAGAAGTAATAATCATGCAGCTGAGTTTCAACTATAA
- a CDS encoding ABC transporter substrate-binding protein — translation MIGFNKSYKMLLVLIVVFSVMLVACAGKPQSQPVENSDGKSSSTESGKDKVVLDFWTFWGSETRKPIIEKIISDFNSSQDEIEVKHTYLPWGDIWTKALAAGAAGNPPDVIINDINTVAQRADKKQNTNLSEYINKEDGFEDQFYPNLWSPVLHDGDAYALPFTTDTYMLFYNKEVFKEVGLDPEQPPKTWAEVEEFARKIDKKNGDRYERIGFLPRYGAGHNIWMLNADGQSYWDYDANEPTINQPTDVETLEWIVDYESHYGQKVINSFTAEFGSETANPFIAGKIGMFINPGTFYTQIRDYGDGVEFGIAPLPAKEEGTGNITWGGGFVAEIPYGAKNTDASWEFLKYLAGTEAQEYWAVKNFDNVANIDGAKAAAESSELSEEGRATYGATVENLENTILTPNPLEAPDYTTLIDPEIEKALLGDQSPQDALDKAQKAVEKLIDSSK, via the coding sequence TTGATAGGTTTTAATAAGTCTTACAAAATGTTACTCGTTCTTATTGTTGTCTTTAGTGTAATGTTGGTTGCGTGTGCTGGAAAGCCACAGTCACAGCCGGTAGAAAATTCAGATGGTAAGAGTTCAAGCACGGAGTCTGGAAAAGATAAGGTTGTTCTTGATTTTTGGACATTCTGGGGATCGGAAACACGCAAACCCATTATTGAAAAAATTATTAGTGATTTCAACTCTTCCCAAGACGAGATCGAGGTAAAACATACATATCTTCCTTGGGGTGATATTTGGACGAAGGCATTGGCTGCAGGTGCGGCAGGAAATCCACCTGATGTGATTATCAATGATATCAACACCGTTGCACAGCGGGCAGATAAAAAACAAAACACAAATCTATCGGAGTATATTAACAAAGAAGATGGTTTTGAGGATCAATTTTACCCTAATTTGTGGAGTCCGGTATTACATGATGGCGATGCTTATGCACTCCCTTTTACTACCGATACTTACATGCTTTTTTATAACAAAGAGGTCTTTAAAGAAGTTGGTTTAGATCCTGAACAACCACCTAAAACATGGGCTGAGGTTGAAGAGTTTGCTAGAAAAATAGACAAGAAAAACGGTGACCGTTATGAGAGGATTGGATTTTTGCCTCGTTATGGAGCTGGTCATAATATCTGGATGCTAAATGCAGATGGGCAATCATATTGGGACTATGATGCAAATGAACCTACAATCAATCAACCAACAGACGTTGAAACCCTTGAATGGATTGTAGATTACGAGAGTCATTACGGTCAAAAAGTGATCAACTCATTTACAGCAGAGTTTGGCTCAGAAACAGCTAATCCATTTATTGCTGGTAAAATTGGGATGTTTATCAATCCGGGTACATTTTATACTCAGATTCGTGATTATGGAGATGGTGTGGAATTCGGAATTGCACCATTACCGGCAAAGGAAGAAGGGACAGGAAATATTACATGGGGTGGCGGATTCGTAGCCGAGATTCCATATGGAGCCAAAAACACCGATGCATCTTGGGAATTTCTCAAATATTTAGCAGGCACGGAAGCACAAGAATATTGGGCTGTTAAAAACTTTGACAATGTGGCAAATATTGATGGTGCAAAAGCAGCGGCCGAAAGTTCGGAACTTTCGGAAGAAGGGCGTGCTACGTATGGAGCAACGGTAGAGAACTTAGAAAATACGATTTTAACACCAAATCCGCTTGAAGCTCCAGATTACACTACTTTAATAGATCCAGAAATTGAAAAAGCTTTACTGGGTGACCAGTCACCACAAGATGCATTGGATAAGGCCCAAAAAGCTGTGGAAAAGTTGATTGATAGTTCTAAATAA
- a CDS encoding FGGY-family carbohydrate kinase — protein sequence MTTTTLLGIDIGTTHCKVGLFDLFGNSLKIASRKTKTHYHTNGNAYYNPEEILEIVLLNIKDVIKENSKIIAAIGITSMAETGLLIDTKTGLPKTEMIPWFDKRAMEEAKRIAKEADQFERFTKTGIHNSYKYGLSKLLWLKKQDSSITNNAIWLSASDFIAYKLTGQFGTDYSLAARTYGFRIDKKMWDVPWLNNFGLDEKNFPLAQPSGTPIGELNNEEYIASGLPKGIPVAISGHDHICAALAVGAINPGVILDSIGTAETLVGTLNVQKLGEKEYKSGLSYGCHVVKNRYFWMGGLPASGGSVEWIRSQLSEVTLTYEELQELLNETTQNPTGILFYPYLSGSGAPNLNPYAKAAFIGLERKHERKDLLKAILEGTAYHLESIRKAAESIIKSDITKVVAVGGGTKNNHWMQIKSNVSGCSYSIPAVTESSLLGGAIAAGIGAGIYKNEQEATDLINRQNQTEIKPNKKCHIAYQSLYKNGYLRMEKPLRMYYQNLLGDE from the coding sequence ATGACAACGACAACGCTTCTTGGAATAGATATAGGAACAACACATTGTAAGGTAGGATTATTCGATCTGTTCGGCAATAGCTTAAAAATAGCAAGCCGTAAAACGAAAACTCATTATCATACAAACGGTAATGCCTATTATAATCCGGAAGAAATTTTGGAAATTGTGTTACTTAACATAAAAGATGTTATTAAGGAAAATAGCAAAATAATTGCTGCTATAGGTATAACAAGTATGGCTGAAACAGGTCTACTGATTGACACAAAAACAGGTTTGCCCAAAACAGAAATGATCCCTTGGTTTGATAAACGTGCAATGGAAGAGGCAAAACGAATTGCTAAAGAAGCAGATCAATTTGAACGCTTTACAAAAACAGGAATACATAACAGCTATAAATATGGATTATCCAAGTTATTATGGCTGAAGAAACAAGATTCATCTATTACCAATAATGCGATTTGGCTTTCTGCCTCAGATTTTATCGCCTATAAGTTAACAGGTCAATTTGGGACCGATTATTCTCTAGCGGCAAGAACATATGGTTTTAGAATTGATAAAAAAATGTGGGATGTACCATGGCTTAACAATTTTGGCCTCGATGAAAAAAACTTTCCACTTGCACAACCAAGTGGAACACCAATCGGAGAGCTAAACAATGAGGAATATATTGCAAGCGGACTGCCTAAAGGGATTCCAGTTGCAATATCAGGTCATGATCATATTTGTGCTGCATTAGCAGTAGGAGCCATTAACCCAGGTGTAATCCTTGATTCAATTGGAACAGCGGAAACATTAGTAGGGACATTGAATGTACAAAAATTAGGGGAAAAAGAATACAAATCCGGCTTATCATACGGATGTCATGTCGTGAAAAATCGATACTTTTGGATGGGAGGACTTCCTGCTTCAGGTGGGTCAGTGGAGTGGATACGGTCGCAGCTTTCCGAAGTTACCTTAACATATGAAGAACTACAAGAATTATTGAATGAAACCACACAAAACCCTACAGGGATCTTATTTTATCCCTATTTGTCGGGGAGTGGTGCGCCGAATCTTAATCCATATGCAAAAGCAGCATTTATTGGGCTGGAAAGAAAGCATGAGAGAAAAGATTTACTAAAAGCAATATTGGAAGGTACAGCATATCATTTGGAATCTATACGCAAAGCTGCTGAATCTATTATAAAGAGTGATATCACAAAGGTAGTTGCTGTAGGAGGAGGAACGAAAAACAATCATTGGATGCAAATTAAATCAAATGTTTCGGGGTGTTCCTATTCGATTCCGGCAGTCACTGAATCATCCTTGCTTGGAGGAGCAATTGCTGCAGGGATCGGCGCAGGAATTTATAAAAATGAACAAGAAGCAACCGATTTAATAAATAGACAAAACCAAACAGAGATTAAACCAAATAAAAAATGCCATATTGCTTATCAATCATTATACAAAAATGGATATTTGAGAATGGAAAAACCACTTCGCATGTATTATCAAAATCTGCTGGGAGATGAGTGA